The DNA sequence GGTTTTATGATCATTGATGCGCTGGCAGATCAATCAAGTGCTCCGTGGCACACCAAAGGGAACATGGAAGTTGCCTCGATCGATATCAATGGCAACAAAGTTCTTCTGATTAAACCGCAAACATTTATGAATGTGTCGGGAAGAGTGCTGCCGGAACTTGCCAAGCAAGGAATCAAAAAAGAAAATATTCTGGTTATCCACGACGAGTTAGAATTACCATTTGGTAAACTAAAAGTGCGTGCAGGCGGCAGCGCCAAAGGGCATAATGGATTGAAATCTATTATCGAAATAATAGGCCCAGAATTTGCACGCTTATCAGTCGGTATTGATCGTCCGGTAAATCGGGAAGAGGTGCCGGATTATGTATTGCAAAATTTTTCTGAAAGTGCAGAGGCACTTGACGAAATGATTAATCAGGCTATAAAAAAAATTAGAGAAGTGTGCACATAGAAGATTTTTTATTCTCTTTAGGTACTAATGCAACACTATTAGGATACAGCGTCGTGTGGCGCTCATATAATTTCTTAGCCTTTTTCCATTCATCAAATTTAATTGGTCTTAGATGAGGTTGGTAGTCTAATCGTAAATCATGAATTTTTATCAACTGATCTCGCTGGTCTGCAGTAAATGTATCAAATATTGCGCGCCACCTAGAGCCTTTATTTAAATCAACTTTACGCACTGATTCATTGTAAGACTTCTCGAGTAAATTTATTAATAAGCACTGTTGGATAGAAAGCTTAGAAGTTTTATAAGCTTCGGACATCTCATCCGTAACCATTTTCATATAACCCTTATCAAGCAAATTAATAACAGAAGCATCTCGTTCGAGTAGATGCAAAAAACTAAGAGTTCTCCATTTTGCTGATAAATGAATCTTTGCTAAAAATGAATCACTTTTATTTGCTAAATAATCACAACATTTAAGATACTCAACCAACTCGATAAGAGCAAGATCGTTGTGTCCCGCCATAAACAATGCAAATTGCTTTTCTGTGATGCCAGACAAATATAAAGGATTCTTTTCTGTGCGGCCAGCTGACTCTAATGCAGAAAGTTCCTGATCCGTCAATTCGTCATTAAAATAATCATCAGGATTAGGGTTATAATCTTTTCTAAGCACTTGGCGCAGGTAAGGGGCTTTTCGAATAAATTTTTCTATTGTGTACTCGTCCCAATCATAATAAATCTGATCTTTAAACTGTAAAAAATAACCAGTGCTTGCGGGAGTATTATTGTTGTTGGTTGAGCGCTGCTCCATGGCAGAGCTTACACCGCTTAAGAAAAATAATATTACCCATAATAAATACATCATAATGATCCCCAAATTAAATTATAATGTATCAGCCTAGTATTATTATTTCAAATAGTCAAATTTGGCTGTTTTATAGCGTTCTATAAATAGAGCAATTTGCAAAAAAATCTGCTGAATAATTCTCTAAATCGCTCCGATTACTTACTCGAAACCCATTTCTTAAGCTCAGCGGCAAATTTATGTGCGTCAACCGCTGGCCCGCCGCCTTGAAGCAATTCTGCCTTACCGCCGCCGTGCATATTGAACGATGTTTTGAGCCATTCTGAAATATCCTTAAGCACAAACGTTTTTATCGTTGGCGAAAGAAGTGCGACAAATGAACTTTGCTGTGCAGAGTTGAATAAGAAGTAAAATCCTTGTTTTGCGCGCATTAATTCGTGCCCAATTTCGCGCAGTTCATCAACCGACGCATCATTAAATGACAAGAATAAAAATGGAATCCCGTTAATATTTTCAATGCGTTCGCGCCACTGCGGAAGCTGCAAATGCATCATTTGTTTTTTTAGATTCCGTATTGAATCGTTTGCAGCTTTTAATTGCTCACGATGCTTTGCAATCGCATCCATCACTTGCTCAACCGGCACTTTAAAATCGGTGCTCAACTTTTTTGAAATCGCAAATGTCTGCTGATACGTTTCTATAGCTTTGGGGCCTGTAAGCGCGACAATGCGCTTTTGCCCTGCAGCAAGAGATGTTAATTCAGTAATTTTGAAGCATCCAATATCGCCGGTTTGGCGTACGTGCGTGCCACCGCAAAGTTCTGCAGAAAAACCTGGAACATCGATCACGCGCACTTTTTCAGGATTATATTTTTCGCCAAATATCGCCATCACGCCGCGTTTAATTGCATCGTTATAATTAGTTTCAGTAACAGAAACGGGAATATTTTCTCTAATTTTATCGTTTACTAAATCTTCGACTTGTTTAATTTGCTCGGCAGAGATCGGATTATGGTACGTAAAATCGAAACGCAAATAATCAGGATCTACCAATGAACCAGCTTGGCGAACTTCGCTTCCCAGTAATTTAATAAGGGCTGCTTGGAGCAAATGCGTTGCGGTATGATTGTACATAGTATTCAACCGCACTTGTTTATCAACAACAGATGTAATTGCATCACCAACTGAAATTGGTTTGATGGTTTTAATACGCGCAGCGATTGCATTATCTATTCTTTTTAAACCAATCAGCGGCGCTTGAAACCCATCGATTTTAAGAGAGCCTTGATCGCTCACTTGCCCGCCCTTCTCCACATAAAATGGAGATTTTGATGCAATCACCCACACATCACTTCCCGCAGGGGCTTTTTCCACTTCATGATTATCGACAATCAGCGCAGTAATTTTTGAAGGGGTCTCAAGATCGGTATAACCGGTAAAATCTGTTTTAATATTTTCGCCCAATTGAATTTCATGAACCGTCTCTTTTTTTCCTGAGCGTTCGCGTTGCTGCTCCATCTCTTTTTCGTATGCAAGAATATCTACTTCAAACCCTTTTTCTTGAGCAATAATGCGGGTTATTTCAAGAGGGAATCCATACGTATCGTAAAGTTTAAACGCCTGAGGCCCCGAAACTAT is a window from the Candidatus Babeliales bacterium genome containing:
- the pth gene encoding aminoacyl-tRNA hydrolase, producing the protein MQLAPITALKDIKAIIGLGNPGPKFARTRHNIGFMIIDALADQSSAPWHTKGNMEVASIDINGNKVLLIKPQTFMNVSGRVLPELAKQGIKKENILVIHDELELPFGKLKVRAGGSAKGHNGLKSIIEIIGPEFARLSVGIDRPVNREEVPDYVLQNFSESAEALDEMINQAIKKIREVCT
- the alaS gene encoding alanine--tRNA ligase gives rise to the protein MQSLEIRKLFFDFFVSRGHTQVPSSSLIPAQDPTILFTNAGMNQFKDLFLGKETRSYKRAVSIQKCMRAGGKHNDLDNVGFTARHLTFFEMMGNFSFGDYFKKEAIQFAWDFLTGSMKFKPEVMHASVYYKDEEAFEIWNKQVGLPAERIHKLGEADNFWQMGDTGPCGPCSEIYIDRGSNYGCKKPDCKPGCSCDRYLEVWNLVFMQFDRQPDGSDKSLKSPGVDTGMGLERLALLLEGKDTVYETDVFAHVISRIEQLTGKKYAQQDKEKKAAFHVLADHIRASTFLIADGATPSNDGRGYVLRKVIRRAALFSKKLIEKPIFPLLVDAVIEDMGSVYPELAQHRSRIIMLLEQEVEKFDANLTKGQEMLADYFKHAKNKIVSGPQAFKLYDTYGFPLEITRIIAQEKGFEVDILAYEKEMEQQRERSGKKETVHEIQLGENIKTDFTGYTDLETPSKITALIVDNHEVEKAPAGSDVWVIASKSPFYVEKGGQVSDQGSLKIDGFQAPLIGLKRIDNAIAARIKTIKPISVGDAITSVVDKQVRLNTMYNHTATHLLQAALIKLLGSEVRQAGSLVDPDYLRFDFTYHNPISAEQIKQVEDLVNDKIRENIPVSVTETNYNDAIKRGVMAIFGEKYNPEKVRVIDVPGFSAELCGGTHVRQTGDIGCFKITELTSLAAGQKRIVALTGPKAIETYQQTFAISKKLSTDFKVPVEQVMDAIAKHREQLKAANDSIRNLKKQMMHLQLPQWRERIENINGIPFLFLSFNDASVDELREIGHELMRAKQGFYFLFNSAQQSSFVALLSPTIKTFVLKDISEWLKTSFNMHGGGKAELLQGGGPAVDAHKFAAELKKWVSSK